From the Ochotona princeps isolate mOchPri1 unplaced genomic scaffold, mOchPri1.hap1 HAP1_SCAFFOLD_5941, whole genome shotgun sequence genome, the window GGCCGCGGTTGCCCCGGCGACGCGCGGTAAACCGCACAACAGCGCGCGGCCTTGTGGGTTGACGTCATGGGGGGGCCGGTCCCGGAGCTCTTCCCcgtcccccccccccagcccaccCCGTGACCGCTCCAGGTCCAGGGATGCGCACTTGGAGAGGGGAAGATCGGGGCGCACCGCCTCCTCCCCGGCGCCAAGGCACGTCCCGGGTGGCGTGACGGGCCCGGCCAGCAGACGCGCGAGGCTCCGCCCTGCGTCCCCCCCGGACCCGGGCGGAGGCGGTGCCGGCCGCCAAGGGACCCAAGGAGGGGGTGGGTAGGTGGGAAGAGGACGAGGTCTGACTGGGATAAATAACTCCTGAGCGCCTCCCGCCCCACTTCGCCAACGGTTCCTCCCTCAGCTGCCATCGGCCCGGGCTTTGTGCGAGCTGCGGCCTGAAAAAAGGATGGTGGGTCGAGAGCCTGGTGGGGGTGGTGTGTCCCGCCCCCTCGGCTTTGGAGAGACTGGGGGGCTgcggggtggagggagagaaacGTGTCCGAAGTTGCCACCAATGGCCTGGAGTGGAGAGCTAGGGGGCCCATCTTGCTAGAGGGTAAACTGAGGCCCAGCCTGAGGCAGGGCTCCACAAGGGCTGCGGGCGGTCAGGCCcaagcccaagcacctgggcgtGGTGCACCCCACCCCCATGCTGGGCCGCCCACGCTTCGAACCCTGGGTCCGCCCTGCCTGGTTCTCTGGGCAGCTCTGAGAGTGAGCCCCTTGGAACTGCTCTCATGGTCATTGTGGTATCATGGGCTACCATGAAAACGGGCTGGAAGGGAGGCCCCTCACTGACACCCACAGTCCAACCAGGCCCTGGGTTTCCCAGCCCTCCCAGTCAAGGATAGAGTTCCCTTCttagccctgccccctgccccacacGCTCTGACCTCCTGTCCCCCCGgggagcctggcccagctctgtcccaCCCAGGGCCCTTCCACGTGCTGTGTGCATCCTAGAACTGCTGGTCCCCATCCTAcccccctgcttcctgccaggcccAACGTACCATGGGTGACACTCCTAGGGTGGCTggcaggtgtgcacacacacacacacacacacacacacactcctggctctcccacacctAGTTCAGCTGGACTAAAGACAgtgaacagggcccagcaccatagcttagcggctaaagtcctcaccttgaacgcaccaggatcccatataggtgccagctctaatcctggcagcccctcttcccctccagctccctgcctgtggcctgggaaagcagtggaggacggcccaaagccttgggaccctgcacccatgtgggagacccgggagaggctcctggctcctggcttgggattggctcagctctggccattgcagccactggtggagtgaaccatctgatggaagatcttatttctactctctgtatgtcttactttgcaataaaaataagtaagtcttaaaaaaaaaaaaaaaaaaagcagtgagtgGCTGAGGCGGTTCCTGCCAGCACAGCAGGTCAGTCGGTGGCCCAGGACCTTGCCCTGGCCTTGATTTTGACAGGTTGGAAGGGTCACTGCTGCCCCCAGTGCGGAGTGGGGcttcctgctctctgccttcctgctTGGGCTGTTGTCGCCTTTCTCAGCCTGCGCCCCCGCCCTCCTGCAGCTGGAACAAGCTGCTTTCCCCACCAGGGCTGCTTGGAAGAAACCGCACACTGCTGTGTGGTACAGGTGGGGGCGTGGCTAGagaagggctggccaggctggactCCGGCTGTGCTGTCCCGAGCAGCCCGGGGCCCCTTCCTCGCCTTCCTCCCAGCTGGGGAGCCCTCCAGCGTGCTCCATGCTGTCCCTGGGTGCCGGACTAGGGGGCAGGCATCCGCCCAGACCCAACCAAGGTGGGGAAAACACAGGGGTGAGCTCAGAATGGGTTTACTAACTACTCTTGGATGGAATGAAGGGCAGTTCATTCATCCATCAGTATCCGTAACTCTGGCCATGGGACACTGCAAACTGGAGGGCCATGGCATAGAGTCCacaacttgggcctggcacaatagctctactggctaatcttccacctccaagcactgttaccccataggggcactggttcttatcctggctgctccacttcccatccagctccctgcctgtggcctgggaaagcagtggaggacggcccaaagcgatggtgggaccctgcacctgcgtgggagacccggaagaggttcctggctcctggcttcagttcggctcagctctggccatggtggccacttgtgggggagtgaaccataggacagaagacCTTTGTTTCTTTGTGGATCTACTTTTCCAGTGGacagaaataaatccttaaaacaacaACCCACAGCTTTAGGCAAAGACAAAAGCAGCAGGCAGGCCAGACGAGGGGCCCTCCCCtgctgggagggagggggcagcctGCTGGAGCTCACATCCCAcccctgggggaggggacagagttggcagggaccagcccctcccccctcccGGGCCGCAGCTCTCCGGCAGGGctcagcagggcagccaggggaggggctTGGGCCCAGGTGGGGGGCACTGGCTGGTGTCCAGACATTCTTGGGGATCGGATTACAGGAGGCGAGGGCGGGCGGCCGCCTCTCCAACGCCTCTTTCTGCCGCTGGCTTCCGCCCCACCGTGGTACTGCTCCTGCTGGCTCAGTACCCTCCAACTCTTAACACAGGTGCTTTCCCACCCACGCGTGTGTGCACACACCACGCACGGAGGCGTACCCAGGCTTTTGCCCTGTGGGTGGACAGCAGTTCCTTCTTAGGGTGATGCAGTGGGTGGGTCGTGTTTTGGAAGATTCCAGGATCCCTTGATCTTGTGGATTGGGATCCCTTACACACAGACCACCCCCCCAGACTGGCTCAGTCCTGTGTTTGTTGATGGAGTTGACGATCGCTTGGGTGGATCTCCAAAGCTTCCTCCAGGACGGGAAGCAGGAATGGGGGAAGCCACAGCCTGGGACATCCACTTCCCACCTCCAGTGCGTGCCTCTTGGCTTGCTAGCCAGCTCCCTGCgcatgcgcaccctgggagggcTCGAGAACTTGATGGGCCCTGCCACctgattgggagacctggatggtccTGATTTTGCCCCTTCCCCTTGACCCTGTGGTGGTTGTAGGAATTGGAGgggtgacccagtagatggaagatccatccgcccaagtgcttgggtccctgtacccatattGGTGACTCTTGCCACTGGCTGGTCCCAGTGCTCAGGACAAACTAGTGGATGCAACATCACTCTCTGAATCTCTCTAAGACTCTTCAAAATCAACAGATTTCCATAAAACAAGGCAAGGGGGTACTGATGTGGAACCCTAGGGTGCCAAGTGCCTTCCCTCCCACTTAACCAACTGTTGTTCAGGAAAGGGGTAGGATTCATCGCCGGCACCTGCTCGAACTTCTGTTAAGAGAGCCAACCCATTTGCAGGGAAACAGACTGAGGCTCGGGGGTGACCACTGCCATAGCCCAGGAACATTTCTGCTGTGTCTGGAGGCCAGGGCAGTGCCCACCCAGCCACCATCCTGGGGCCCAGAGAGTATTGCTGGCTGCAAACACTAAATGAGCACTTCAGTTGCAGAACAAATGAAATAGATGAACATATTGGGGGATTTGGGGAAAGAAATAGTGAGGGTGCCAGCTGGCTCATTTTgcctcctgtggcaccagcatcttatacaggtgttggctcaagtcccggctgccccacttcccatccagctccctcctgtggcctgggaaagcagcagaggacggcccaaagccttgggattttgcacctgcgtgagagacctggcttcggatcggctcagctccggccactgtggccacttggggagtgaagcagcagatggaagatcttcctctctgtctctccttctctctgtaaatctacctttgcaatataaataaatctattttttgatAAATGAATCTTACATACACAAATGGTCAAGTTAATGAATCAACCCCTGGATAGTTGAACGCACGAGCCAGGCTCCATCCTGCCCAACAAGGAGACCCAGGGTCAGCCAAGACCCTCAGCACAGGACAGACACCTGTGCCCATTTAGCAAGTGGGTGAGCGGAGAACGGCGGGACGAACACACTGCAAACTTCCGGAAGCCGATCTGAGTCCTGGTGGCTGGGGGAGCTGGGTTGCCTGGCGGCCGCACCGGACTCAATCCCCCCTCTTGGTCTGGTCCCAgagggggaaggggggaggggaggatgagAGGGCGtgctgtcccaggcagcagcagcccatcGCGCGCAAGCAGCCAGCCCACCGCCTCTATCCATGATGCCCAAATAGGGTCCCAGCCAGCGGTGCAGGTGGACCCCACTTCGCCAGCCCTCCAAACTCAGTCCCGGAACCCCCAGGCCTGCCGGGCCGCCTGGGGCCGCCAgcttcctgccctcctcctcctccgccttccccatgtggctgccaggGCCGAGAGGAAGTGGCTAGCAGGCTAGGGAGGGCACCCCCTCACTTTGGTCTCACTTCCCCTGGGACAGGGCGGGGCTTCGGggtcctctccccctccccctcgcGCCCAGCCTTGTCGGGGTGCcggcaggcagagagggaggaggaaggagccagAGGGCTGGGGGGCCTGGCGGGGTGCAGGGGAGGTACGCCCAGCGTCCAGGCTTGCTCGTGTTTGGAAAAGGGGCGAAGGAGGTTGAGTGTGGGGGGGCAAATGCGCGagttgctgggggtgggggagagaggagaCCCACCCCTTACTCCCCACCCCAGCCATCCAGCCGGGCGCGCCCAGCCCGGCTGGGGTCAGGGCCAGCTCGAGGGAGGAAGGGCGCACAGTAAACACGGACCCGGGACGAGCAGCAGGCGCGCTCCGCGCGCGCTGGGGTGCACAGTCCCCGGGGTGCAGCCCATGGAGCCCACGTTGGGggctccccagcccctggccgACGCGCTGCGGGTCTTGCCCGCGGGAGCTTGGGGGTTAAAGGCCGGCACATCTGGCGGCCGGCCCGGGGGCCTCGCGGAGGGGAGCAGGTGGCGTCAGCGGTGACGCCAGGCCGAGGAGGGGCTACGTAGAGGCGATGCGGAGGGGGAGTTTGGGGAGAGATGGCGGGGGTTTGAAGAATCTGCCTGTGGTTTCCTGGGTGCTGTGTCCAGgcgggaaactgaggcacgggaCAGGAGTATGGCCAGGCTGCAAGGAGCCGCTGGTGTGCTTTAGTTTTTTTGGGAGGGAGAGGGTGGGGTAGGGAGCAAGCGTGGTTTGGTTTGGTCGGGGTGCCCAGGAAGCCCGCCCCCATAGACAGCCACGCTGGTGCGCAGCAATCACCCCAGACCCATATCTCTGGATCTCTGCCCGACAGGACAATGGGGGATTGGGGTGCGCGGGCAGACACAGCCCGAGAGAGAGTTGGGGGAGTGACACGCGGGGAGGACGAGGATTCGAATCCCAGCCTGgcgccccaccccccaccccgctcGGGTCCTCGCCACCCCGCCAAGGGCCCCATCCCctgcgcctcctcctcctcctcctcctcctcctcccccccgccgggcccccaccGGACCCAGCAGGGCTGTTAATTAAATGCAGGAccgggagagggaggaaggggcgcCGTTAACCCCTTCTCCACCAGGGCCCGGGAGCAGCCCagtcccgccccctcccctcctgccccaggcaGGCCGCAGGTCCAGCACTTTGGCTGGCCCCAGGGTTTCTGGGCCAGGCCTAGATAAAGATAACCTGCTAGAAAAGAGGAGAGGCGGTGGCCGGGGGAAAATTAGGCATTTAACACAGCAAGAGGGGGAGGCAGAAGGATTAAGGAGCTCCATGCACCCCCTGCTGCCCGTGGTCGcgcacctccccctccccagcctgtgcCTGAAGCTCTGGGTCAGCTGGGGAGAACCCGCGCCTCACGTCCTggtccaggtggccctgcacCACGCTGGGCCGCCTGCGGATGTCAGGGACACACACGCAGCTGAGAGTGTGTGGGAGGAGGGTGCGCTAAACTGAGACCGCACAGTACGGGGTGACGGGAGCGCGGCGGGAGGGGGAGTTGGGCGAGTTCGCGACTGACAGTCAACTTGAGGaagtgtggtgggggagggggactggTGGGAACTGGgtatgcaaaggccctggggtggggcgGAACCCTAGCTGTTACGGGAAGCtcggggaggaggaggggtgctgGGGCAGCTCTGGTGGGTCCTGTCAGATCAGTCTCCCCCGTCTCCCACCCCCTGGATTGCCATATCCTAAAAGAAGCAGGGAAAGTTTGGGAGCCCTTTCTGTCCCGGGATTGGCACCAGCCCCTCAACAGGCGGTGGCTCTGTCCCActgtcccccacctccccaacACCGCATCCAATCTCTTCAAGAAGACGCACATACACATATGGGGGGGTGGTCTCTGATCTAAAACCTGCCTAAACATAGCTGCCCCCTGACCCCAACCTCGCAGGAGGTGGTGGCGGTGGCTGGGCGTGATGTGAGGGTGGCTGCGAGGCTGCAGAGGCGCATCCGGCTGGGCCCAGGTTACCATGGCAACACCGACTCAGCCACAGAGAAGAGCCAGGTAGCCGCATCTGGTCCCCAGGCGACCCACGCCTTGGTGGACCTAGGGACCAGCGCCCTGCCCGACCCCCACGTGGGGGAGGGCGGATGTCAGGAGGCTGTGGAGCCTAGGTGAGGTTCCCTGGCCTGACGGCTGCCCTGTTCTTCATCCTCCCGTCGGTATGTCCCTCACCCAGCCGGCCTAGCCATCTCTCCACAGTCGGTACTTCGCCCAGTATCTATGCGACTCCTGGACTGGGTCTGCCCGCGACTCAGCAGTTACCCTGTCTCCCAGGGTCCTGGGCTCCAGTCCCACCCCTGGCTTCCTGGGAAGGCCAACTCGGGGGGCGTGCCCGGCTCTTAGCTTCGGGCAGGGGAACCTTTCAGGACACCAGCACAGGGCGGCGCTGCCTGCCCCCTcaggagaaccagggcaggggtgtgaAGGTGGAGAGATGTGTGTGTTTCCAGCTCGGGGTCACGAACACAGACGTGGATTCTAGTGATGGGGTGGTCCGTGTCTAGGgctacttgctccacttcccctcagctccctgctcatgcagctgggaaggcagcaggtgccccTGCTcggcacgtgggagacctggctgcaggAGCAGGGCCGACGGGGACAGCCGTCTGTGTGCGTTGCAGGGGGCAggccagagaaggagagattcaACTTTCAAGTTCAAGGTCTGTtagcaagaagagagtggggaggggttggggagcaAGGAGGTAGACAGGGATGGATGAGGCAGGGTGCAAAGGGTCTCTCCCAGACCATCCCAGGAACAGACTTGGGGGTGTTGGATATAGCAGTCCTTAGGGAAGGACGGGGGTGCCTGGGCCACCCCAGGCTCCCAGGGGTGGTGGGCCTCACTCCGGTCTTGGCACTGGGGACAGTCCTAGTTCTGCAGGGAGGGGGCTGACCTCCCCCCTTAGGGGTGCCGAAGGGGCGGCAGGGGCAGGGGAGACTCAAGCAAGACTAAATATTTTTAGGCTCTGAATTCAACCCTGAAATATTTCCACGGCCACTCCCGGAGCACGCGGGTGCCCGGTGCCAGCGGAGGCGGGGCACGGCTGAGTCACTGCTGGGTGGCCGCGGAGGGCGGGAGTGGGGgaggccaggcctgggagggGTGGGCTGGGAGGCAGCCCACAGTGAGAGCTGGGCTCCCTGCTGGATAGCAGGCCAGTCCACTCCCTTCCCGCTTCCACAGCCTGCAGCCTAGGCTCCCTCCCTCCTGGGTAACGGTCTGTGCATTAAGCACTTGCTGTAGGATACACTGGTCCTCAGGTGCCTGGCACCCTCCCCAGGAGCTGCGCACCAGTTACGAAACTGGCCTAGACCGGCTGACCCTCTCTGGCCGGAGGCTCCGAGTATGTCTGGGGTGCTGGGTGGCTGCTGCATCTCCCTGCTCACTCACTGCACCAGGGGACAGTGGGGGGGATGGCACAAGCTGGCTGCCACTGCCGGACACTGGCTGCCTGGGGACCCACAGCTGCTATGGGGGAGGGGGATTCTCTGATCTGACCTTTGGCCTCCTGGCTGCCCCTCCTCTCTCAGGCCTGGCCTCAGGTGCCCAGGGACTTTGTACCTAGCTTTCTGGGGAGTCTCCTAGCCCTACCCTCCTTCCTTCCCGGCagggcccgccccctcccctttGTCCCGTGTCTACTAGGCTCCAGGCTCGGcttcaccatcaccatcaccctcCGTGTTGGCTTGGGAAGGCTCTGCCTCGCTCACTCATGGCCATGGCTGGCCAGAATGGGGGATGGGAAAGCGGCCCCAGTGGGCCAGGCAGCCCTACACACAGAAGGGGCACTGGGTGCGGTGGGGGACCCAGTGCTCCTGGTGACAGGTTctgtgtggggtgggtggggagggaggtggcGGGGCTAGCTGTGAGGTGAGCCCAGCACAGGTGGGGGTGGGCACAGACAAATCCGTACCCCAATGCCTGCCTCCATTCTGGGGGTGCAGCCTGTGGAGGCAGGGTGAGTCCCGGCTCCTTCCGCCttgtccaggcaggcagaggccccagcagccacccTGGGAGCATGGAGTGCTCTGGCTGTGGACGGTGACTCCCTAGGgagcaggcaggtgctgtgggtctggatcccagcttccagTCAGAAAGATCCGGAAGCTGCTGGCTTGGGGAACCGTGCTGGGCAGGCAGCACATGCTTGCTTTttggcttcttcctcctccccttgcACCCAGGGGCCCACGGATGAGGCCCCTGAGACTGGGGGCTGTCCCCGCCGCCACCACTGCGGTGCGCTCAggaaggaagcttctggaaggcCATCCCACCAGCGCGGGGGCTGCTGCAGCCCACAGGGCAGGGGAGAGCCAGGCGGCTCAGGGCTCACCAAGGACGCTCTCCCCAGCGATCACCACCCACGCCCATGTGTGGAGACACCTCgggcctgcccctcctcccccagccccgtCCGTGGTCAGCACACCTGCTCAGGCCCAGGccagcctctcccctctcccagggCGGTGAGGTGACAgcatctttcactctgtcttcaTTAAATGGATTTACCCGAGACGCAGAGCAAGAGCAGCAGCCGGGGAGAGCTCCCACCAGCTGGGTCACTGCCCTGTGAGGGCCAGGGCCGGCCAGGAAACCCtgactccacctgggtctcccatgcggcggCAGGCATGTCAGCTGGGGCAGGGGATCTGGAAGTGGGGCACATGGCATCGTTGTagataggggatcccagcacccTGTATGGGTGGGAGACTGAAGCTTAACCCACgaagccacaacactgaccctgacCAAGTCTTCATGCAGACACTAAACTGGGAGGTCCCGGGTGGCCGCTTCCGGCTCAGGCGGGCCTGGGGCAGCCCACGGCGACCTTGGGCCTTGTGGGAAAGCCTTCCCCCAGGgaccccagctggctgcagtgaTGAAGCGGGGCTccccacaatgccaacccccaccccacctcccccatGTTGCAGGGCCCCGCTGGGGTCCGGTGGGGAGCGGAGCGCCCGGCAGCAGAGCCGAGGTGGGCCTACAGATTTATTCTCgtaacaggaggaggaggaggtgggcaaTGCATGGGCGCTGGCCAGGCCTGGTGGCACTGGGCTCATGCTGCAGTCATCacggggagggggctggggggtGGGTTTAACGACCCTGACACCGACGATGAGGCTGTCTGTGCAGGCTTGGCCGTGTGAGGGGCCTCACGCTCCCGAAGTGCAGACCCCCACTGTTCGAGCGGCAAGGCCAGCGGAGGGCGGAGGGCAGGGAGCCGCGTCAGCCTCGGCCTTGGCCCTGGAGGACCCAGGCCTTCACAGAACCGTAAACACCCAACAGGCTTCCGGCGTCGAGCGGCGGTGACGGGGTGGGTTCCGCAGCgccccccttcccctcccagcaGTCCTGGGGGCCACCAGGAGGGCGGGGGGCTGGGGGAACACTCAGTCTCTGGGGGCACCCGGGGGAACTCTCACTGCTTGCCCGCCTGCCGGCCCGGCTTCTTCTCAGGCTGCCCTCGGCCTGTGCCAGGGATGCCACCTCGGCCCCGGCCGCCAAACACACCTGCGGGCAGACAGGGGAAGGCGGCTGTGTGTGGTGGACACCAGGATGGGGGCAGCTGCTCgccccccagcctcccacccgcTGACGCAAGCGTGCGGCCAGGCCACCAGGGCCGACTGCGGGCAGCAAGCACGTTTTCCTGTGACAAGGTGGATGAAGGAGCAAGCCGGGAAGGCTTCCGGGGGGAGGGCGAGGGCACCCCACTCCAGCACTGCCCCTGCCCGGCCTCAAGCTTGCCTCCCAAGAGACAGAAAAGGGGCTGTCTGCTGTGTGCAGCCCCAGGCGGGGGTCCCCCGTTCCCTGAAGATCGTTTACGGGGGTGTGATGACAGAACACCCCACCGCACAGCCCACCCAGAGGGACAAATGGGGCCCAATGGGGCAGGGCATACGCAGCGCGCCATCCCTGGACCCCGTGAGGGCCCAGGCGGGCAGGGGGACACCCCGGGAGGCCTCTCTGCGCGTCACCCGCCCCTTCACACCAGGCCTGCCAGGAAAACAGGCGCCCGGGGTGCGGGGTGCTTCTCCAgggccagccccctccccaccaggtGCCCTGTGGCCTGGCTGCCATGTGGGCCGCAGGCGCCGACGACCCTCTGCCCGCCCACCCGGCCTCACCCGTCACCCACCTCGGCCCGCTCCGCCCATGCCGCggcccttctgctgcttctgctgctgcaggcCGCCGCGCCCGCGGCCCTTGGCCAGCACCTCCTCCTTGACCATGTCAATGATCTCATCCGGGATGCGCAGGTACTTGATGGTGCTGCCGCGGATGTAGCACTCGGGCATCCGCCAGAACTTGTCCCCGTCCTGCAAGGGACACTCGGCCTCAGCGGGGcaaggccccaggccaggccGGAGGAGGCATTGGTCCGGGTGGGGCAGCCCTCCATCAGGCCGGCTCCTCCTGCCCGCGGCCCCTGAGGGCAGGGCACAGGCTGGGATGGTGACCTGGGGCTCCTGGTCTTAGATTAGCTCCTGGGCCCTAGCCATGACCCTGGTGGCAGCCGCCACCCAGAACTCGGCCTGTCCTATGCCCTCCCCCCCATCTCCGGCCACACTCTCCTTGGGGCCCGGGGGAAGGGTGCCGAccagccagcagcccctgggAGCCCAGCTCCACATTGGCAGTGGCCAAGGACAGACGGGGGGATGGGGCAGAGCCGAGTGTGGGGATGCGGAGGGGGGCCATGTCCTCCTGCACCCCCTCCCAGTCCCCACCTCTCACCCCCAGCGTGCCTGCGGCTTCCCActgctccccagcccagcccagcccagcccagggacaGCAGCGGTGCAGTTGCCTGGAGGGAGGCCAGCAGGGTGCCAGCAGTTGCCATGGCGACACCCTTGGGTCCTTGGGCGGGAGTCCCCGCCCGTGCCGCTCACCCTGGACGTGCAGATGACCTCCCGCAGGTTGATGTTCATCCAGTTATCGCAGCTCACCAGGTGCCCGTTGTACGTCTCCCCGTTCTTCAGCTCCACCAGCTGCGGGAGGAGCagggcgggtgtgtgtgtgtgtgtgtgtgtgtgtgtgtgtgtgtgtacatgacgCGTGCGCATGTCACAGGGCTGGCGGTGCCGTCATGGAAGgcctcctgaccccagctcccccGGTGGCCATGCCCTGCAGCCCGTCACCCTGGGCAGCTGCGGGGCGCGACGGTGGACGGAAACCTCTGCGTTCCTCCGCAGACACAAGGGCAGGATGTGGGGGCGCAAGACGCCCGCACCCCGCAGCACACAGCCAGCCCAAGGCCCTGCTCCCCGGGGCCTGCGAGTGGGCGCCCTGACGGGGCGGCAGGTGGATCAGTCAAGGggagccatcgcgctgggcccatgcGGGCTTCTGTCTGACACAGGCCTGGCACTTCTAGGAGGCACGCACTCGCTCTTCCGAGGGGCGCCCCGACCCCCTGCCCCTGCGCACTCACCATGGGGTGGTTCTGTGCCGTCTTCAGCAATGACAGGGGAAGCTGAAAGGCAAGCGGGGACACATGACTTGGGTGCCTGGCACCTGCACCACCCGCAGAGCCATGACGCCTCTGGCCGGGGGCATGGGGGCATGTGTGACCTGTCAGGCCTTATCTCCCCCAGTGGTGGCCCGGCCTCGTCATGCCCGCGGGCTCCGGACCTGCAGCCACACGGAACCAAC encodes:
- the LSM4 gene encoding U6 snRNA-associated Sm-like protein LSm4; the protein is MLPLSLLKTAQNHPMLVELKNGETYNGHLVSCDNWMNINLREVICTSRDGDKFWRMPECYIRGSTIKYLRIPDEIIDMVKEEVLAKGRGRGGLQQQKQQKGRGMGGAGRGVFGGRGRGGIPGTGRGQPEKKPGRQAGKQ